The sequence below is a genomic window from Terriglobia bacterium.
TCGCGGGCGCGGACGGCTTCGGCGCAGGGAACAGCCAGTACCATCCGAGGAGGACGATGAACGACAGGGCGATGGCGATGACGGCGCGCTTCTCCATGGCCGAGGGGTCGTCCTCCTTCAGCGACGGCCGCCGGGCCGCGACCCCGGGACCGGGTCGAAGCCGCCGCGGCTCCAGGGGTGGCACCGGGCGAGCCGCGCGAGCGCCAAGGCGCTCCCGCGCGCGATGCCGTGAAGCTCCACCGCGTCGGCGGCGTACTCCGAGCAGGTCGGCTCGAAGCGGCACGCCGGCGGGAGCAGGGGCGAGACGAAACGTTTGTAGGCGCGAATCGCGGCGCCGAGCGCGGAGCGGGGGCTCATGACCGGAATCTCCGCCTGAGGTCGGAGAATCGATCGAGGAACTCCCGCTCCAAGTCG
It includes:
- the yidD gene encoding membrane protein insertion efficiency factor YidD, with product MSPRSALGAAIRAYKRFVSPLLPPACRFEPTCSEYAADAVELHGIARGSALALARLARCHPWSRGGFDPVPGSRPGGRR